Sequence from the bacterium genome:
CGTGGTAGGGAAGCGTTCCCATTGCTGTGAAGTCCAGCTGTAAAGCGGGATGGAGCGATGGGAAGTGAGAATGTTGGCATGAGTAACCGCAATCAAGGTGAAACTCCTTGACACCGAAAGCCTAAGATTTCCTTGGCAATGATCGTCAGCCAGGGGTTAGGCGGGCCTAATCCTGCCGCCGAATGGTGGTGGGAAATGGACAGCCGGTTAATATTCCGGCCCTCTCTGTATCAATTCCAGAGACCGACGAAGCTTAGTAATCCGGACGAGTTATTGGATTCTCGTTGTTTGTCTTAAGATTTATCAAGGGCAAACAAAATTCTCTGGTTCGCCAGGGCAAATCTGGACGAGCAAGCTTCCCAGAAAAAGTTTTTGGAAGTTAATTGGTATGGGGACCCGTATCGTAAACCGACACAGGTAGGCAGGTGTAAGTACACTAAGGTGAACGGGTGAAAGCTCCTGAAGGAACTCGGCAAAAAAGCGGTCGTAAGTTCGCAATATGACCTTCCCCCACCACTTTGTCTTTAATTCTACGAAAAACCAAAAATTCTGGTTAATCGTGAAAAATTGAGGCCAAAGTGGTGGGGGACGCAGCTAAAGATTTCTTGGCGACTGTTTATCAAAAACACAGGTTCCTGCTAACTCGTAAGAGGATGTATAGGAACTGAGGCCTGACCAGTGCTGGAACGTCAATGGTGAGGGTCTGGGTATATTTATATATTCAGGCTCATTACCTGAAGCGCCAGTGAACGTCCGCGGTAACTCTGACCGTGTTAAAGTAGCGTAACCCCTTGTCAGGTAAGTTCTGACCCGCATGAAAGGTTTCACGACTAAGAAACTGTCTCCAGGAGCAGCCCGGTGAAAATGCAGTATGGGTGAAGATGCCCATTACCTGCGGCTAGACGGAAAGACCCCGAGAGCTTTACTATAAGGTGGTATTGAGTTTTGGGTTTTGATGCGTAGCGTAGCGGGTAGGCTTTGAAGTTCCGCTTTTGGGCGGGATGGAGCCGACAATGAAACACCCGTCTTTTAAACTCTTAATTCTAACTCCCGCTAAGCGGGAAGACCGTGCCACCCGGGTAGTTTAAGTGGGGCACTTGCCTCATAAAAGGTAATTGAGGCGTTTAAAGGTCGGCTAGCTCCGGATGGAAATCGGAGCGATAGGGCAAAGCCATAAGCCGGCTTTACTGCAAGGCGGACATGCCGCGCAGTTGGGAAACCAGAACTTAGTGAACCGATCGTGTATCCGTCAGATTTTTGTTTTACAAAATTCTGATGGATGTAGTTAGTAGAACCGCGAAAGATCATCGGACAAAAGTTACCTCGGGGATAACAGGCTAGTAGGGCCCGCGAGTCCACATCTACGGCCCTGTTCGGCACCTTAACAAATCGGGGTGCTATGCCAGTAATGGCATACCTGGAATATTTTACCCACAAAATATTCCGAAAAAAATTGGCTTATAACGGTGAACTCCATATATGGTAAAATAACTATATGGACAATACCGTGGGAAGTCTTACACAGGAACAAAAATCCTTAATAATCGGCGCTGTTTTAGGCGACGGCTATTTAAGAATTATTCCAGGGAGAAAAAATGCGTTTTTGGAAACAAATCATTCTATTAGCCAAAAAGATTACGTTGACTGGAAATACAACATTCTGCGATCAATTGTAAAAAGCAATCCCAAAGAAAGGAAAGGCAATGATCAAAGAGTGGCTTACAGATTTTATACCCAATGCCTTTCAGAGATAACAGAACTATTTTACCGTTTTTACATAAATGGTAAGAAAGAAATTCCAGACAATTTAGTAATAGATAGATTAACTTTAGCAGTTTGGTTCATGGATGACGGCTCCAAAAGCAGAAGCTCTGTGTATCTAAACACACAGCAATTTTCTCTTAAAGACCAGATAAAATTACAGAATATATTGCTTAATCAATTCAATATTCATTCTCGTCTTAATAAAGACAAAAAGTATTTCAGAATCAGGATAATTAGTAGCGACGCAAAAAGATTCTGTGATCTGGTGAAACAGTTTATTCCAAAATCAATGGAATACAAACTGGTGTAATGACCCCGTAGAGACTTGACCAATTGTGGTCGGAGTTTTCTGAAAAATCAGGAAGCTAACACGCCAACCCCTAATCCGCCACTTGGCGGACGGGTGAAGATATAGTCCGATCCTTCCGGCAACGGAAGACAAATAACGACAGCGATGTCGGCTCATCATATCCTGGGGGTGAAGCAGCTCCCAAGGGTTGGACTGTTCGTCCATTAAAATGGTACGTGAGCTGGGTTCAAACCGTACTACTAGACAATAGTAGGGCGGCTCTGTCAAGTAATTGACAGATGTCCAAAACCGACTTATATCGGTGGAGTCCATAAAAAAAAATTATAACCTGTATTTTTATGGATAATACCGAGGGAAGCGAGCGCATAAGAATTATGCGCTTCGCCCTGTAGAGACTTAGCCAGAAATGGCTGGATGGAAGCTTTAGAGTTTCCATAATACGTCGGTCTCCCTAATCCGCCGGTTGGCGGACGGGATGGTGATATAGTCCATACATCTGGTAACAGATGAATAATATGCGCGAGACAGGTTGGTCCCTATCTACCGCAGGCGTCGAGCCTTGAGGGGAGTCTTCGACAGTAAAAAGATTGCTGCTTCAAGGAGTAATCCTTGATGACAATCTGGCTAATAACGGTGGAGCCTTCATTTAAATTATGAAGAGTTTCTCAAGCATCTAGAAATAGATGAAGATAATTTTTGCCCTAGGTCCGGCAAAATGGTATAATTACTTGAGGACCGCATAATTTTAAGTAAGGGAATACCGTGGGAAGACAAACTAAAGTTTTAGAAGTTGATTTGGCTTACATTGCTGGTTTTCTTGATGGCGATGGAAGCATTATGGTTCAGCTGAAAAACAGGCGGAAAAATCCGCGCGGCTGGCGTTTAATGTTCACTATCTGTTTTTATCAGGATAGTCGCCATGAGAAACCCTTGTTTTGGATTAGAAATAGGCTTGGAATTGGTTATATTTCAAGAAGGAATGATGGTATAACAGAGTTAAGAATCAACGGTTATCAAAGAACTAAAGGAATTTTAGAAAGCCTTCAACCTTTTTTAAGGTTTAAAAAGGCGCAGACTAAAATTCTTTTGAAGATCTTAAGACTAATTAATGATAAGAACTTTGTTGAATTGAGCAAAAAGAAAAGATTGAAAATCGCCGATATGATTTATGAGTCAAGAAAATTAACTTATCAGTCTGGATGGAAAAAGTTTTCTAAATCAAAATCAGAATTAAGAAAAATCCTAGGATTCTAATAGTTTGTCCCCGTAACGACTTTTCTTGGTTTTAACCAGGAAGGATGGCGGAATTTGAAACCGTCATAATACGCCGGCTCCCGCTTACAGCGGGATGAAGATATAGTCTAAGCTCATAGAAATATGAGACAACTTGACGAGAGGACCTCGAAGAACTGACCTCTGGTGTACCAGCTGTTCTGCCAAGAGCATCGCTGGGTAGCTATGTCGGGCACGGATAAGTGCTGAAAGCATCTAAGCACGAAGCCAACCCCAAGATTAAGGCTCATTTAGATTTCCCGCAGATCACGGGATTGATAGGCTGCAGGTGTAAGGCCAGTAATGGCTTCAGCCGAGCAGTACTAATAAATCGAAACCATATTTATTTTCTTACCCTCCTTAATTTCGTAACTTACAGCTAGAGCAAGGGAGCTTTGCTGGGAGTGCTCCACCTGATCCCATTTCGAACTCAGAAGTGAAATCTCCCAAGGCCGATGATAGTCCTTCGGGGCGAAAGTAGGTAGCTCTCTTACTCTGGCTGTAACTAAAAACCAATAAACACGCCCAAGGGCGTGTTTTGAGGTTTTTCCGTCGGTATTAAAGAGGTCTAAATTGACGAAAAGCCAAAATCGTTTTATACTCAAACAATGACCAAAAGAAAGTCTTTTTTAGTTTTAGCTGTAATATTTTTACTGGCTTTGATTGCAGGAGCCTTAACCTATCCCAAGCCTTTAAATTCGGGAGTTGATTTTTTAAACGCTAAAATCAAGGAGGTTCTCCCGGAAAAATTCAGATTTACGCTTCCTTTGATCAAAGAGATTCCTTTTAGGTTGGGACTCGACCTGCAGGGCGGTACCCATCTCCTTTACCAAGCCGATTTGGGCGGCATCGCCGCCGAAGACCGCAAAAACGCTCTCAACGGTCTTCGTGACGTCATCGAAAGGCGGGTGAATCTTTTTGGGGTTAGCGAGCCCGTTGTTCAGATTGAAGAGCAAAGCCAGAGATTGATTGTTGAATTAGCCGGAATAAAAGATGTTAAGGAGGCAATCAATATGATTGGCCAGACCCCTTTTCTTGAGTTTCGGGAGCAGAGGCCGCAGGAAGAGGTAGACAGAATTATTGAAAAGCAAAAAGAGCTTGAGGGAAAGTCATTCGAAGAGGCTCAGAAAATCCCTGATTGGCAAGTTGCTTTTGAAGAGCTTTTTATTCCAACTCAGCTAACCGGCCGTTACCTTAAAAAGGCCGAGCTTAATTTTGACCAGACGACCAATAAACCCATAATCAACCTTCAGTTTGATGACGAGGGAGCGAAAATCTTTGAGGAGATTACTGCCAGGAACATTGGGAAGCGCTTGGCTATTTATCTCGATGGTTTGTCAATTATAGATAGTGACGGCGACAACAAAATTACCCAGAATGACCTATATGCTCCCGTTGTCCAAGATAAAATCACTGGCGGTAAGGCAGTGATAACGGGCGATACCGATATTAACAAGGCCAAGGAAATAGTCAAAAGATTGACATCGGGCGCTTTGCCAGTGCCAATCAACCTGGTTTCTCAAGAGACGATTGGTCCGAGCCTAGGACAAGATTCTTTAAATAAATCATTGAAGGCAGGCATAATCGGATTTATTCTGGTGATTATATTTATGGTTATTTTTTACCGTTTGCCCGGCGCTTTGGCATCATTGGCCTTGATAATTTATATTGCCTTGAACCTTTCTTTATTTAAATTAATACCCGTTACCCTGACTTTGGCTGGCATTGCCGGTTTTATCCTTTCTATTGGCATGGCAGTTGACGCTAATATTTTAATCTTTTCCAGAATAAGGGAAGAGTTGAAACAGGGGAAAGGTTTTCTGATTTCACTCGAAGATGGTTTTAGACGAGCCTGGCCGTCAGTCCGCGATGGAAACTTCACCATTATCTTAGTGGCTTTAATTTTATTTGGCTTGGGAACCAGTTTTATTAAAGGATTCGCCTTGACCTTGATTATCGGTAATTTAATTGGCATGTTTTCGGCAATTTTCATCACCAACAATCTCTTGAGATGTTTTGCCGGCACAAAATTCGAAAAATTAAGTTGGTTATGGAGATAGCGCTCGGCAATGAAGTTTCAAGACACCGGCTGTTCTTTTCCCAGCGAGAAAAGCCAGCCTACGCTCTCGGCGGCTTGTCCCGTTTAACGGGAACCATGCCAAGCCGCCTCCGAGAGTTGTCTTTAAAACTTATTGCCTCGCTTAAAACTTATTCGTATATTCGTAAAAATTCGTAATTTCGTAGGCTTATGAATATCCCATTTCTGAAATACACAAAAGTTTATTATATTTTTTCTGGAGTTTTGATTCTGGCAAGCTTAATTTCTCTTTTGATCTTTGGCCTGAAATTTAGTATTGATTTTTTGGGCGGAAGCATTTTGGAGGTTAATTTTGAAAATAGACCGGAAAATTCGGCGATTCAAGAAAAATTAAAAGACATTAACAATTTAGGAGAGATGGTCATTCAACCTACCGGAGCCAAGGGGGTAATTATGAGAATGAAAGAAGTTGATGAAAATATTCATCAACAGATTATTTCGAGGCTGCAGGAAATCTCAAAAATAGAGGAAAAACGTTTTGAAAGCATCGGGCCGGTTATCGGCAAAGAATTACGGCAGAAAACAATAATCTTAATAATTGTTTCTCTGGCAGCCCTGCTCATTTATATTGCCGTTGCTTTTAGAAAAATCTCCCGGCCCTTATCCAGCTGGCAATATGGAATAATCTCAATAATTACTCTTTTCTTTGATGTTTTGATACCGATTGGCGTTTTCGCCTCTCTGGGAAAATTTTATAATGTTCAATTCAGCATCCCAATTGTTATCGCCTTGCTGACCCTTTTGGGTTATACAATTAACGATAAAGTAGTCGTTTTTGACAGGGTTAGGGAGAATCTTTTAAGAACTAAAGGAGGAGATTTTAATGCCTGCGTTAATCAGAGTTTGAACCAGGTTTTAGTTCGATCAATTAGCACGGGTTCTTGCACTCTTTTGGTTCTCTTGGCGATATTCTTTTTTGGCGGAGAAACTTTAAAGTATTTTTCTCTAACCTTAATTATTGGAATTATAGTCGGCACCTGCTCGTCTTTGTTTTTAGCCAGCCCTTTATTGGTAAGCTGGCAGGAGATGGGGAAACGTTATCATTGACAGAGCCCTTTTATAATGGTATAAATAGCAATATGTCCGCAATCTTAAATTATCAAAAGGTTTTCCAGGCTCTTTTCCAGGGGTTGAGCCCGAGGCAAAAGGATATTATTATTCGGAGATTTGGGCTTGAGAGCGGAAACGGGGAGACTCTTGAGGCTATCGGCAAGGACTTGGGGTTAACCAGGGAAAGGGTTCGCCAGATTATCGAAACCACCTTGGTTAAAGCGAGAAAAGAGAGTTTTGCTTCTGAAATCAACAGGGCTCTTTTGGCGTTCAAGAGCTATTTGCAAAAAAACGGGGGATTGAAGAAAGAAAAGATTCTTCTGTCCGAACCAATTTTTAATCACCAGCAAAACTCTTCTAACTGGATCAATTTTTTGCTGGTTCTTGAAGGCAGTTTCTGCCGCGTTGGCGAGACAAAAGAACTCCATTCTTT
This genomic interval carries:
- a CDS encoding LAGLIDADG endonuclease: MDNTVGSLTQEQKSLIIGAVLGDGYLRIIPGRKNAFLETNHSISQKDYVDWKYNILRSIVKSNPKERKGNDQRVAYRFYTQCLSEITELFYRFYINGKKEIPDNLVIDRLTLAVWFMDDGSKSRSSVYLNTQQFSLKDQIKLQNILLNQFNIHSRLNKDKKYFRIRIISSDAKRFCDLVKQFIPKSMEYKLV
- a CDS encoding LAGLIDADG family homing endonuclease, with translation MGRQTKVLEVDLAYIAGFLDGDGSIMVQLKNRRKNPRGWRLMFTICFYQDSRHEKPLFWIRNRLGIGYISRRNDGITELRINGYQRTKGILESLQPFLRFKKAQTKILLKILRLINDKNFVELSKKKRLKIADMIYESRKLTYQSGWKKFSKSKSELRKILGF
- the secD gene encoding protein translocase subunit SecD, with product MTKRKSFLVLAVIFLLALIAGALTYPKPLNSGVDFLNAKIKEVLPEKFRFTLPLIKEIPFRLGLDLQGGTHLLYQADLGGIAAEDRKNALNGLRDVIERRVNLFGVSEPVVQIEEQSQRLIVELAGIKDVKEAINMIGQTPFLEFREQRPQEEVDRIIEKQKELEGKSFEEAQKIPDWQVAFEELFIPTQLTGRYLKKAELNFDQTTNKPIINLQFDDEGAKIFEEITARNIGKRLAIYLDGLSIIDSDGDNKITQNDLYAPVVQDKITGGKAVITGDTDINKAKEIVKRLTSGALPVPINLVSQETIGPSLGQDSLNKSLKAGIIGFILVIIFMVIFYRLPGALASLALIIYIALNLSLFKLIPVTLTLAGIAGFILSIGMAVDANILIFSRIREELKQGKGFLISLEDGFRRAWPSVRDGNFTIILVALILFGLGTSFIKGFALTLIIGNLIGMFSAIFITNNLLRCFAGTKFEKLSWLWR
- the secF gene encoding protein translocase subunit SecF codes for the protein MNIPFLKYTKVYYIFSGVLILASLISLLIFGLKFSIDFLGGSILEVNFENRPENSAIQEKLKDINNLGEMVIQPTGAKGVIMRMKEVDENIHQQIISRLQEISKIEEKRFESIGPVIGKELRQKTIILIIVSLAALLIYIAVAFRKISRPLSSWQYGIISIITLFFDVLIPIGVFASLGKFYNVQFSIPIVIALLTLLGYTINDKVVVFDRVRENLLRTKGGDFNACVNQSLNQVLVRSISTGSCTLLVLLAIFFFGGETLKYFSLTLIIGIIVGTCSSLFLASPLLVSWQEMGKRYH